ATTGCCGCTTTCTGAGTATTTATTACAAGTTGTTAATCATGGTACTTATCATAGAGGTCAGATTGTAACGATAGGAAGAAATATTGGTATAACTGATGCATCAAATACAGATTATAATTTTTATAATGTTGTAAAAGGACAGAAATAAGGTTTGAAAAAAAACTCCTAAAGGCAAAATAACAGATTGCTCTTTAGGAGTTTTTTTATAAAAGTCTTTGTCTGTTGATTTCTAATAATTCTAAAGTTCTTGTTTTAAGACTTTCTGGTTCCAAAATTGTGGCATAATCACCAAACATTAAAAACCAACGAGGAAATCCGCTGTCGATATCCTTGCACATAAAGGTCATTTCGATCTTTCCGTCAACTTCTTTTTCAGAAACATAACCATGATATTTTCTTTCAGTTGCCAGATATCGGGCAATTTTTTTCTCAATCAGAATTCGAACTTTTACGGTTGGACGAGTTTCGGTTTTTGTCAAATAAGTTTCTAAAGAATTATGTTCGATAGTAAAACCTGATTCCGTTTTCCTGATTCCGAGAATTCTGTCGGTTCTAAATTGGCGATAGTCTTTTCTCAAATGACAATAACCTAAAAAGTACCAATTGTTGTGGTCGTGAAAAACGCCCACAGGTTCGATGTTTCTTTCGTTCGTTTCATCACTTTCAAAAGTTTTATACGAAAGTAAAATCTGTTTTTTTTCTGCAATACCTTCAAACAGTATAGCCAGAGTATTGGGTGAGTTATCATTAAACATGGGTTCTGCAGTTTGCATAACAATTCTGGATTCAATGTTTGAAAGATAATCTTTATCTGCACTTCGTAGAACGGACTTTAATTTGTACATCGCCGATGAATAATGTGTTCCCAAAGTAGGATCGGTAAATTTCTGCATCAGTTTTTCGGCCGCTATAAAACTGCTTACTTCTTCACGGGTAAACATTACCGGCGGAAGCCGATAACCATCCATTAATGCATAACCAACTCCGGCTTCGCTATAAATAGGAACTCCGGAAGCTTCCAAAGTTCTGATGTCTCTGTAAATAGTTCTCAGACTGCACTCAAAACGATCGGCCAATTCCTGAGCTTTTACAATTTTTTTGGATTGTAATTGAATAAGAATGGCAACAATTCGGTCAAATCGTTTTGGAGTTTCGTCAAGCATCTTTTCTTTTTTAGTTTCAAAGGTTAGAAGTTCAAAGTTACAAAGGTTTAATCTTTATAGAAATAAAAAAGCTGTTCCAAATTGAAACAGCTTTTACTCTATAAGTCGAATGAATTTAAACATTTTTTTGCATCTTTACAGAATTATAGTATTAAATTTCAGGGTATAGAATGAGACTTCCTTTTGAGCCGGTTATTTTGGGGTATGAAATTAATATCCATTTAGTTTTAGAATATCTCGCATTTTTTTTAGGATATCGATATTATGTTTTTTTGAGAAAAAAATCCAATGATACTATTGTTTCAGGCAATAGGTTATCAATCATATTAGGAGCGGCAATTGGAGCTTTTATGGGCTCCAGAATTATGGGCTTTCTGGAAAATCCTGTTTTTCATTTTGATGCAAAATCAATTTTTGAACTCTTCAATGCAAAAACAATTATGGGAGGGTTGTTTGGCGGACTGTTAGGGGTTGAAATCGCAAAGAAGATTATCGGCGAAAAAGAATCATCAGGCGACTTATTTACTTTTCCGATTATTTTTGGAATTTTTATAGGGAGAATAGGCTGTTTTTTATCTGGTACAAATGAGTTTACGTATGGAAAAAAAACGACCTTTTTTACGGGTATGAATCTTGGTGATAATATTATAAGACACCCAATTGCCTTATATGAATTAGTTTTTCTGATTATTTTGTTTCTTGTTTTGAAGAAATTAAAAACCAGAACGGTTAAAAGCGGACTGTTATTTCAGTATTTTATGATTGCTTATTTTACGTTTCGCTTTTTTGTGGAATTTTTAAAACCAAATCATTTCCTGATTTTTGGAATTAGTTCGATTCAGATTTTATGTTTGATATGTCTGCTCTATTATAACAAAACAATTTTAAATTTATTTGTAAAAAATGCCAGTTAGAAAATATACTTATTATGACTTTACCTTAAGCCTTTGTCCAGAATGCTTAAAAAGAATTGATGCAAAAATTGTTTTTGAAGACGAGAATGTCTACATGCTTAAAAGATGTCCAGAGCATGGAAGTTCTAAGGTTTTAATTGCTGACGATATTCAGTATTACAAGAATATTCGAAACTACAATAAGCCATCAGAGATGCCGTATACTTTTAATACAAAAACGCATTATGGCTGCCCTTACGACTGCGGTTTATGTCCGGATCACGAACAGCATTCCTGCTTGACAGTTGTAGAGGTTACCGATCGATGTAATCTGACATGTCCAACTTGTTATGCCGGTTCATCGCCTAGTTATGGCAGACACCGGACTCTTGAAGAAATAAAAGCGATGCTTGATACGGTTGTTAAAAATGAAAAAGAACCAGACGTAGTACAAATTAGTGGCGGTGAACCAACTATACATCCTCAATTTTTTGAAATTTTGGATTATGCAAAATCAATTCCGATAAAACATTTAATGCTAAATACAAATGGAATTAAAATTGCAAAAGATAAAGAGTTTGTTCAGAGATTAAAAAGCTATTCTCCGGATTTTGAAATCTATCTTCAGTTTGATTCTTTTGAGGACAGTGTTTTGCAGGAACTGCGCGGAGCTGATTTAAGTGAAATACGAAAACAAGCTTTAGAAAATCTAAACGAAGTTAATTTGTCTACTACTTTGGTTGTTACACTTCAAAAAGGATTAAACGATCATGAAATAGGTAAAATTATTGAGTTTGCACTAAAGCAAAAATGCGTTCGTGGGGTTACATTTCAGCCGACTCAAATTGCAGGTCGACTGGAGAATTTTAATTTAGAAACTGACCGGATGACATTAACAGAAGTAAGAAGAAAAATTCTGGAGCAGTCGACAGTTTTTAATTCAGATGATTTGCTTCCTGTTCCTTGTAATCCTGACGCTTTGGTAATGGGGTATGCGTTGAAGTTAGGAGACGAAGTTTTTCCTCTTACGCGATATATTAATCCAAATGATTTATTGGACAATAGTAAAAACACCATTATTTATGAGCAGGATGAAGTACTTCGAGGTAAAATGATAGACCTGTTTAGTACTGGAAATTCTGTAGAAGTGGCACAGGAAAATTTGAAATCGATATTATGTTGTTTACCTAATATTGATGCTCCGGAATTAGGCTATGACAATCTGTTTAGAATTATTATAATGCAGTTTATTGATGCCTATAATTTTGATGTGAGAGCAATAAAAAAATCATGTGTACATATTGTCAATAAGGATAATAAAATAATCCCATTCGAAACAATGAATTTGTTTTACAGAGACGATAAAATAGAAAGACTTGAAGAATTAAGAACTAAAGTATAGAGAATATGACAGCATTGGAAGTAGGTAATTTAGGTGGTTTGGTCGCATTTTTTATAGCAATTATGGTGGGGCCGCCAATTTTAATGACAATCATTGGTTTTGCAGTAAAGAAAAACCACCCCAATGGAGCAAAAGTTTGTTTTATCATTGGAGCATTATATTTGATTATTGGATTAGGAATATGCGGAACACTTATATCTTAAGAAAAACCCCCAATAAACTGAACTATTGGGGGTTTCAAGTTGTATAATAAGTAGTTTAAAATTTATATAAAAGTCCAAACTTAGGTTGGTCAAAGATATTTTCGAATAGGTTTACATTTAATTGGAATGTATTTGAAGAAGGACCGTTTTCCGGAGAAACACTGTTGTAAGACAATACATTGGCCAATACAAAAGTTACTGCAATATTTTTGGTTACAAAATAGTTTAAACCAACAGTGATATTGGCAGTTAGACTATTAGTGTCATCAGATCCTGTAGGGTCTTCCACTTTGTTTCGGCCATAGCCTAAACCAGCTTCGCCATATGCTTTAAAACGTTTTTTATCTAATTCTAGCACATAATATCGTGCAAACCCGCCAATACCGAATATATTAGTTTTGGTTTTTGTCGATTCGTATTTGTTGCTGGAAAAACTTAATTGACCTCCAACAGCAAATTTGTCATTGAGGAAATACCCAAATTTAGGATTAAAAGCATAATAATCCTGATCACCGCCTGTGGCAATTTGCAAAGCACCTTCGATAAACATATCGCCATGAGCAAAGGTAATGCCCTTTGCAGAATTCATTTCAGAATTAACCTGATCTTCTTGTTGAGCATTGGCAAAGTAAAAACTAAATACGGCTAAAATAATTGAAAATTTGGTTTTCATAATCTTACGGTTTTAAAGTTGTAAGATTAAAAATACATTTTTTATTGTAAATTTAACTTTAAGTTCGACGAACTGCGTTAAAAATCAGGTATTTATATATTTTTTGTTTACCAAATAAGATAAATCTTACTTAAAATAACTATATTTTTAACTAATTGATACTCAGATGAACATGAAAAATAAACAAAAAACCCGATAACATAAGTCATCGGGTTAAGTCTATATTCTTGGATCTTTCTTCTATTCTCTAAAAGAAAGCTTAGTCGTTCAATTTCAAAACAGCCATAAACGCTTCTTGCGGAATCTCAACGTTTCCTACCTGACGCATACGTTTTTTACCTTTTTTCTGTTTTTCAAGAAGTTTACGCTTACGCGAAATATCTCCACCGTAACATTTTGCGGTAACGTCTTTACGAAGTGCTTTAATAGTTTCACGAGCGATAATCTTAGCTCCAATTGCAGCCTGAATCGGAATATCAAATTGTTGTCTTGGGATTAACTCACGTAATTTCTCAGTCATTTTTTTACCGATGTTGTACGCGTTGTCTTCGTGAATCAATGCAGAAAGCGCATCAACCGTTTGAGCATTCAAAAGAACATCCAGTTTAACTAATTTTGAAGTTCTCATTCCGATAGGAGAATAATCAAAAGAAGCATAACCTTTTGAAACTGTTTTTAGACGATCGTAAAAATCAAATACAATTTCGGCCAAAGGCATGTCAAAGTTTAATTCAACACGTTCTGTTGTCAAATAGGTTTGGTTGGTAATTTGACCACGTTTTTCGATACATAAACTCATTACGTTTCCTACGAAATCAGCTTTTGTAATGATCGTTGCTTTTATAAAAGGTTCTTCAACTCGGTCTAAACGAGAAGGTTCAGGTAAGTCAGAAGGATTATTTACAACAAATGAAGTTTCAGGGTCTTTTTTGGTATATGCCAAATAGGAAACGTTAGGAACTGTAGTAATTACAGTCATGTCGAATTCACGCTCTAAACGTTCCTGAATAATTTCCATGTGAAGCATTCCTAAGAATCCACAACGGAAACCAAATCCTAAAGCCGCAGAACTTTCAGGAGTAAAAACTAATGAAGCATCATTCAATTGCAGTTTTTCCATAGAAGAACGCAAATCTTCATAATCTTCAGTATCAACAGGATAAATTCCGGCAAATACCATTGGTTTTACATCCTCAAAACCAGTAATCATATTGGTTGTTGGCGTTTTGGCATCAGTTAGTGTATCTCCAACTTTTACTTCTTTGGCTTCTTTAATTCCGGAAATCAAATAACCAACATCGCCTGAAGAAATTACATTTTTTGGAACCTGATTTAATTTTAAAGTTCCAATTTCATCAGCAAAATATTCATTGCCTGTAGCCATGAATTTAATTTTTTGCCCTTTTTTGATTTCTCCATTTACAACTCTGAAGATTACCTCAATTCCACGAAACGGATTGTAAACCGAGTCAAAAATCAAAGCTTGTAATGGCTCATCTGGATTTCCTTTTGGAGCAGGAATTTTTTCAATAATAGCTGCTAAAATATTTTCAACACCAAAACCTGTTTTTCCGGAAGCGTGAATAATATCTTCAAGTTTACATCCTAATAAATCAATAATATCGTCGCTTACTTCCTCTGGATTGGCACTTGGTAAATCGACTTTATTTAAAACCGGAATAATTTCCAGATCATTTTCTAAAGCCAGATATAAGTTTGAAATTGTTTGTGCCTGAATACTTTGTGCAGCATCAACGATCAAAAGTGCTCCTTCGCAGGCAGCAATCGAACGAGATACTTCGTATGAAAAATCAACGTGACCAGGAGTGTCAATTAAATTTAAAATATATTCCTCTCCTTTATAAGTATATTCCATTTGTATGGCGTGACTTTTTATGGTAATTCCGCGCTCACGCTCCAGATCCATGTTGTCAAGCAATTGTGCTTTTTCTTCACGAGCTGTAACAGTTTGTGTAGCGCCCAATAAGCGGTCTGCCAATGTACTTTTACCGTGGTCAATGTGTGCAATAATGCAAAAGTTACGTATCTTCTTCATTTTAATATATCAATTCTCTTTGCGAGTTTAAGTATTTTCTGGATGTAAATTGCGCTATAACAATTGTTTTATAGCATCTTATTAAGGGGCAAAGATAGCGCAAAGTTTTGGATTCTGGAATGATGAACGGCCGATAGTTAAACCGTAGAATTCAATTTTTTATTTTAAAACTCAAAATTAAATCCTTTCTCGGTTAATTTCTTGTAGATCTCGGCATCAAATTTATATAGTTTTGCTGCCCGATGCGAAACATCTTGTTGTTTTTCGTCAAGTTCAAGCAATAATTTCATGTGGAGAATTTTTCTTCTAAAATTAGATTTGTCCAGTTCGATACCAAGAATTTCTTCATAAAGATGCATTAACTGCAATAAAGTAAATTTTTCAGGTAAGAGATTAAAACCAATAGGAGCCTGACGTAC
The sequence above is drawn from the Flavobacterium sp. N2038 genome and encodes:
- a CDS encoding helix-turn-helix transcriptional regulator, which gives rise to MLDETPKRFDRIVAILIQLQSKKIVKAQELADRFECSLRTIYRDIRTLEASGVPIYSEAGVGYALMDGYRLPPVMFTREEVSSFIAAEKLMQKFTDPTLGTHYSSAMYKLKSVLRSADKDYLSNIESRIVMQTAEPMFNDNSPNTLAILFEGIAEKKQILLSYKTFESDETNERNIEPVGVFHDHNNWYFLGYCHLRKDYRQFRTDRILGIRKTESGFTIEHNSLETYLTKTETRPTVKVRILIEKKIARYLATERKYHGYVSEKEVDGKIEMTFMCKDIDSGFPRWFLMFGDYATILEPESLKTRTLELLEINRQRLL
- a CDS encoding prolipoprotein diacylglyceryl transferase, yielding MRLPFEPVILGYEINIHLVLEYLAFFLGYRYYVFLRKKSNDTIVSGNRLSIILGAAIGAFMGSRIMGFLENPVFHFDAKSIFELFNAKTIMGGLFGGLLGVEIAKKIIGEKESSGDLFTFPIIFGIFIGRIGCFLSGTNEFTYGKKTTFFTGMNLGDNIIRHPIALYELVFLIILFLVLKKLKTRTVKSGLLFQYFMIAYFTFRFFVEFLKPNHFLIFGISSIQILCLICLLYYNKTILNLFVKNAS
- a CDS encoding radical SAM protein, with amino-acid sequence MPVRKYTYYDFTLSLCPECLKRIDAKIVFEDENVYMLKRCPEHGSSKVLIADDIQYYKNIRNYNKPSEMPYTFNTKTHYGCPYDCGLCPDHEQHSCLTVVEVTDRCNLTCPTCYAGSSPSYGRHRTLEEIKAMLDTVVKNEKEPDVVQISGGEPTIHPQFFEILDYAKSIPIKHLMLNTNGIKIAKDKEFVQRLKSYSPDFEIYLQFDSFEDSVLQELRGADLSEIRKQALENLNEVNLSTTLVVTLQKGLNDHEIGKIIEFALKQKCVRGVTFQPTQIAGRLENFNLETDRMTLTEVRRKILEQSTVFNSDDLLPVPCNPDALVMGYALKLGDEVFPLTRYINPNDLLDNSKNTIIYEQDEVLRGKMIDLFSTGNSVEVAQENLKSILCCLPNIDAPELGYDNLFRIIIMQFIDAYNFDVRAIKKSCVHIVNKDNKIIPFETMNLFYRDDKIERLEELRTKV
- a CDS encoding porin family protein — protein: MKTKFSIILAVFSFYFANAQQEDQVNSEMNSAKGITFAHGDMFIEGALQIATGGDQDYYAFNPKFGYFLNDKFAVGGQLSFSSNKYESTKTKTNIFGIGGFARYYVLELDKKRFKAYGEAGLGYGRNKVEDPTGSDDTNSLTANITVGLNYFVTKNIAVTFVLANVLSYNSVSPENGPSSNTFQLNVNLFENIFDQPKFGLLYKF
- the lepA gene encoding translation elongation factor 4 — translated: MKKIRNFCIIAHIDHGKSTLADRLLGATQTVTAREEKAQLLDNMDLERERGITIKSHAIQMEYTYKGEEYILNLIDTPGHVDFSYEVSRSIAACEGALLIVDAAQSIQAQTISNLYLALENDLEIIPVLNKVDLPSANPEEVSDDIIDLLGCKLEDIIHASGKTGFGVENILAAIIEKIPAPKGNPDEPLQALIFDSVYNPFRGIEVIFRVVNGEIKKGQKIKFMATGNEYFADEIGTLKLNQVPKNVISSGDVGYLISGIKEAKEVKVGDTLTDAKTPTTNMITGFEDVKPMVFAGIYPVDTEDYEDLRSSMEKLQLNDASLVFTPESSAALGFGFRCGFLGMLHMEIIQERLEREFDMTVITTVPNVSYLAYTKKDPETSFVVNNPSDLPEPSRLDRVEEPFIKATIITKADFVGNVMSLCIEKRGQITNQTYLTTERVELNFDMPLAEIVFDFYDRLKTVSKGYASFDYSPIGMRTSKLVKLDVLLNAQTVDALSALIHEDNAYNIGKKMTEKLRELIPRQQFDIPIQAAIGAKIIARETIKALRKDVTAKCYGGDISRKRKLLEKQKKGKKRMRQVGNVEIPQEAFMAVLKLND